The segment GGCGCAGCCACGAGACGAGGCATGCGTCTAATACTGCACCGATCCGTCGTGATCGCGGCCCGGTACCGGGCCCACCGCCGCTGTCGCTAGCGTCGAGCAGGCATGCCCCCCAAACGCCCGCTCGTCGTCATGTCGAACCGGGGACCGTTGAGCTTCGGCCGTGACGCGACCGGGGACCTGCGCGCCAAGAGGGGGGCCGGCGGGCTGGTCGTCACGCTCGGTCCGGGCGTCCAACGGGAACAGGCGCTCTGGGTCGCGGCTGCCTCCTCGCCCGACGACATCGACGCGGCCAGATCGGGGCTGCTCGACGCCGAGGGTTTCCACATGCGGGCCGTGGAGATCGACGAGGCGACCTACCGGGCCTATTACGACGTGGTTGCCAACCAGACCCTGTGGTTCTGCATCCATGGGCTGTGGGACCTCCCCCGCCGTCCGAGGTTCGACCGCCGCTGGACCGAAGCCTGGGAGGCGTTCCGGAACGTGAACGAGCGCTTTGCGTCCCTGGCCGCGGAGTTCGCCGCCGAAGGTGGGACGGTCCTGGTCCAGGACTACCAGCTCGCGCTGGCACCCGCCCTGCTTACTCGCTTGCGGCCCGACCTGCGGGTGGTGGCGTTCCTCCACACGCCGTGGTGCACACCGGAGGAGCTCGGAGTGCTGCCGGACCACGCGGCTGACGAGCTGATAGAGGGCTTGGCCCAGGTCGACGCGTGTGGTTTTCACTCCCGGCGGTGGGCGGATGCCTTCCTCGCTTGCTGCCGTGAACGGTTGGGCCGCGAGCCGTCAGTGTTCGTAGCGCCGGCCGCTGCCGATGCCGATGATCTGCACGCCGTTGCGGCGTCGCCGGAGTGCGCCAGAGAATTGGCCCGGCTGGACGATCTGGTGGGCGACCGCCGAGTGATCGTCCGGGTCGACCGGATGGAGCTGTCCAAGAACGTGCTCCGCGGATTCTGGGCCTTCGACGAGCTCCTCGACACTCGGCCGGACCTTCGTGGCCGGGTGGTGTTCGCGGCGAAGCTGTACCCGTCGCGCCAGGGCGTAGCCGACTACCTTTCCTACGCCCAGGAGGTTCAGACTCTCGCCGATCGGGTCAACGCCCGGTGGGCGACCCCGGACTGGACGCCGATCGTCATCGACTCCAAGGACAACCACGTCGCCGCCGTCGCGGCACTCAAGCGGGCTGACGTGCTCCTGGTGAACCCGATCCGGGACGGCCTGAACCTGGTGGCCAAGGAGGGCCCGCTCGTGAACGACCGCGACGGAGTGCTGGTGCTCAGCCGCAACGCCGGCGCGTGGGACGAGCTGTCTGAACACGCGCTCGGCATCAACCCGTTCAATGTCAGCGGGACCGCCGCCGCGCTTGGCGAGGCGCTCGATATGGGCGCCGGCGAGCGGGCCGAGCGGGCCAAGGCGCTGCGCGAGGCGGTCGAGGCCCGTACACCGCTGGACTGGTTCGACGACCTGCTGGCGGCGGCCGGCTGAGCTTTGATGCCTCCGGCCATCGACGCCGTTCTATATCGCTTTACATGCCGGCTGGGTAGACTTAAGGAACTATAGTTCCCTTTCCTTACCCAGGACGGTCGCCGGCGAGCGCCCGAAGCACCCCTAGGACGCCGTGCGGTCCGTCCACCACGATGTCCGCGGCATCGACGACCGCCGGCGGCGTCTCGTCCCCGATTCCCGATCGGACGGCAACCGCGAGCGTGGCGACACCGCGAGAACGGAGCGTCGCCAAGGTTCGGAACGCCGGCAGATCTCCGAGGTCGTCGCCCAAGTAACAGACCGCGGCGAGCCCCTCGGCGAAGCTCGCCACCACGGTGCCCTTGTCGGTCTCGACCGGCGGTCTCAGCTCGACCGACATCTTCCCGGGGTGGGCAACGAGGCCGGTTGCTGCAGCTTGGGCGGCGGCGAACGACTCCACCCATGCGGCCAGGGACGGCGCCTTCCGGTAGTGCAGCGTGACCGTGAGCCCTTTGCGCTCGACTCCCAAGCCGGCGAAACGAACTGGGTCCTGCGCCGCCTGTCTCTCGGCCTCGTCTGCCACGTTTGCGACGGATTGCAGGAACCGGGCGGCTCCCGGAGAGGCTTGGGCGGCGGGCAGCTCGGCCAGCTGGCTTTCAAGCCCGTACAAGCCGACCAGCTCGGTGCGACCGGCGCCGGCGAGGTTCGCGACCAGGTAGGCGACCGGCCGTCCCGATACGACGGCCACCTTTGCGAACCTGCCGGCCAACCTGGCGAGCAGCTCTGCGGAGCCCTCAACAGGACGGGCTGCGTCGGGATCTTCAACGATAGGCGCGAGAGTTCCGTCGAAGTCGACGAACACTCCCGCCGAATCGGGTCGCTCGATGAAGGGGCGGATCAGTCCAGGGTCGATCGGGGGAGTTTGGCCAGGCAGAGATGTCTCGGACTGAGGTTCGCCGGACAGCGGTTCGCCGGACAGCGGTTCGCCGGACAGCGGTTCGCCGGACAGCGGTTCGCCGGACAGCGGTTCGCCGGACAGCGGTTCGCCGGACAGCGGTGTCTCGGTCAGATCTTGATCTGCGATCAGGCGCTGTTCGCGAGGTCCGGACCGATCACCAGCACGAGGTTGGCCTTGGACCGCTCGCTCGTCGGGATGGGCGCGCTCGCCGGCGCGGGAATGGTCGTGTTGACCGCAGACGGGCTCAAGCCAACAGCGGTCGCCAAGGCGTACGCCTCCGGCAGGTACCCAGGCGTCTCGACGTAGATCGCCGACTGCGTGACCCTCGACGTGGTGTCGTCAGGAGCGAGAGTGTTGTAGCCGGGGCTCGTCCGCAGCTTGGTCGACCAGCGGCTGGCCAGGTTCCCGCTGCCGGTCCCGTTGAGCACTTGAAGTTTCACGCTCGCCGCCGGAATTGCCGTGGTGGTTGACGTGGTCGGGGCGACGGTGGTCGGCGGAGCGGCCGACGCCCTGCTGGTCGGGGCGGAGGCGGCGGAGTGGGTACTCGGGTTGTGGTGGAGAACGAGCACTCCGATCACGACCGCGACGACAATGACCAAGGCGGCCTTTCCCGCGTGGACTCCCCCCCCGGGCGAAGGTCCGGCGCGGCGGTTCACCTCGCTCTCCCGCCCCCGGCCGGACGCCCTTCGTAGCGGGCTCGCCGGCGTTGGTCGCGAGCTCTTCGAAGCCGGCGCACCACGAGAGGGTCAAACGCGTCAGCTTCCTCCGAGTCGATCAGTGAGGCGAGGATCTGGCGGTACCGCGTCGCGGACAAACCGAATCGCTCTCGAATGGCCTCCTCCTTGCGCACCGGCTCGGTCCACCAGGACCGCTCGAAGTCGAGCACCGCGCGGTCGCGCTCGGAGAGTCCCATCCGTTGGAGCTTTCCATCCCTGAGGGATACGGATCAAGCACCCTGGCAACAGCTGCCTGCCAGCACCACCAGGCATTCGGTTTCCGGTTTTTCCGCCACCTGTTCGCTGAACCCACCCCACCGGGTAAACAGCCACCACGGAACGCATTTGCGCTCGCGCTTTCGGTGGTATACCCGGCGGCAGTCGTCTCCGATTCGGGGCGCTGGTAGGCGCCACCGCGGCCGGTCTCTGCCTAGTCGTCTACCTCCTGATCCCGGCCGGCCGGGACGCCCGCCTGGTCACAACTCTCTCCGGTCAGCACGGCGCGGTTCCCGCCGCTATCCAAATCGCCCACCGGATCGAGATGGCTGCGGACACCTCCGACATCGCGCCGCCACCCACGGCGCCTTCTACCACGATCGCTCCGCCGGCGCCGGCCCCGGTGACCAGAACGGCGGCTGCGGCTCAGCATGGTGTTCCGCCGGCGCCACTGACATGCGGGTCCGTCATCGAGGCCGTGGAATCCAGAGGCCTCTATCCCGCGCCCGGGTTCGTGGTCATCTGCCCCGGCTACGCCCTCGGTCATGAGGGAATGACGTGTCTCAACGTGGCTGGGGTGTGCCCCGGGAGGGCCGAGATCGTCATCCACTACGTGCAGGCGTTCGTGGTCGCCAACGAGTTCGAGAACAGCCGGATCCTCTCCGGGGCCCCCTCTCGCTGCCAAACGATCGACTGTGGCCACAGCGCATACGGATTCTGAACCGGTATCCAAGGTTTTAATGCACGTACAGCGTTTACGGATTCGTCTATCGGGGGTAGACAGACACCACCTTTTTCAGGTGCATAGGTGCCAGTTTCTTGGCGGTCGCCGGCGGTTGGTCGATGGATGTTTGCCTTGATCTCGAGAACAATGTCGAGGCGGTTTCAGCCGCTCGGGCCTTCGTCCGGTCGCTGCTCGCCGCTTGGGGCCTGAAGGACCACATCGACGACGCGGTTCTCATAACCAGCGAACTGGTCACCAACGCCGTCCTCCACGCCAGGACCGGTATCGAGCTGCGCGTCCTGTGGGCAGGCTCCTCGGTTCGCCTCGAGGTGTACGACGAGAACAGCCGATTGCCGATCCTCGCCGGGGTCGATCCGGCCGCGACCAGCGGCCGTGGCCTCGCGGTCGTGTCGTCGGTGGCCGGGTCCTGGGGCATGGAGCTGGAAGGCGACGGCAAGGTCGTTTGGGCGGAGCTTGGGTCCGAGGCGATGAGCGCGGCCACGGACCGCTTCGCCCTCAAGCAGCTGGATTCGGTGGAGCTCGCCCTGGACGCGTTTGACCGGACGAGCCGGCGTACGGCCACCGCGTAAACTCCCCTTCCCGCCTTCGCCCGAGTAGCTCAGTTGGCCAGAGCAGGCGCCTTGTAAGCGTCAGGTCGCCGGTTCGAAGCCGGCCTCGGGCTCATACACGGCCTCGGGCTCCCACGGCACCGACTTCGCAAACTACGCAAACCGGCTAGCATCAGGGCGAACGTAATCGCATGTAAGGCCGGGACGTGAGGCACATTAGCTCTTCCGTTTTGGGTGTTTCTGCCCTAGTGGTCGACGACAGCTCGATGATGCGCGAACTGCTGAAGCACATGCTGGGCGAGCTCGGGATTGCCGACACGTATTTCGAGGACGACCCGGTCATGATCATTGATGAGGTCCGCCGGTCAAACCCGGATTTGATACTTCTCGACCTCCATCTGAGGGGCTCCAACGGTTTGAAGGTCGCGCAATGTCTCTCGGAGGAGGATCCCGAATGGGGACGGCGTGCCATCTTGTTTGTGACGGGTGATGCAGTCGGGCCCGAGTTGCAAGAGGCCCTGACGCACGGAATCCGCGACGTTCTCCAAAAGCCGTTCACAGTTGGCGAACTAGACGACAAGCTCGAGGAGCTGCTGGCTCGCGTCCGTCAAAGCGTTGGGCCGGACGGCGCGAACTCACAAACCGAGAATCCGGCGTCCGCATCGTCACCGCGGCGTCCGGAGGTCAGCTCGGAGGCGGACTTCAAGACATTGTTCGAGTCGGCACCGGGGCTGTACCTGGTTCTCGACCCCGAATACGTCATCGTCACCGCCAGCGATGCGTACCTGAAGGCAACGATGACAGAGCGCGACACGATCGTCGGGCGGGACCTGTTCGACGTGTTCCCCGACAACCCCGACGACCCCAACGCCGACGGCGTTACCAACCTGCGCAGGTCGCTCGATCGGGTCAAACGAACCCGGGCACCCGACACCATGGCGGTACAGAAGTACGACATCCGCCGCCCGGCCTCGGAGGGCGGGAAGTTCGAGGTCCGCTACTGGAGCCCGCTCAACTCGCCCGTTCTCGGACCCAACCGGGAGTTGTTGTACATCATCCACCGCGCTGTAGACGTGACCGACTTCGTCAGGCTCAAGGAGTCGGAGTCAAAGCAAAAGCAACTGAGCGCCGACCTGCAGGACCGCACCGCTCAGATGGAGATGGAGATCGTTCGCCGCGCCGTCGAGCTGCAAGAGACCAACCGCAAGCTCGAAGCTGCGAACGCCGCCAAGAGCGAGTTCTTGTCACGCGTAAGCCACGAGCTCCGGACGCCGCTCACGTCGATCCTCGGCTTCGGTGAACTGCTCAGTATGAGTGATCTGCCTCTCGAGCAAGAAGAGTCGGTGGAGCTGATCCTCACCGCGGGACGCCACCTGCTCGCGCTGCTCGACGACGTGCTCGACATCGCGCGAATCGACTCGGGGCAAATGTCGCTGTCAGTCGAACCCGTGTCCATCGACACCGTGATTACAGATGCGTTCGAGCTCGCCCGGCCGCTCGCCGCCTCACGGGGCATCACGATCAACCGGGACCATGAATCGAAAAAGCGCGGATACGTGAATGCTGACTACCAGCGCCTGCGCCAGGTTCTGCTCAACCTTCTTTCCAACGGAATCAAATACAACCGACGCGCCGGCATGGTCACCATCACTGTCGAGGACAGGCCGGACGACTTCGTGCGCGTGTCCATCACCGACACGGGCGCCGGGATCAGCGCTGAGGATCTCTCCCGACTCTTCGTCCCGTTCGAACGACTCGCCGCTATCAAGACCAGCGTGGAAGGCACCGGTCTCGGGCTGGTGCTATCACGCAACCTGACCGAAGGCATGGGTGGAAGGCTTGGCGTATCAAGTACTCCCGACGTCGGGAGCACATTCTGGGTCGAGCTTCCCAGCGTCGAGCCTCGATCGGTGGAGGAGCTCAGACCCGAGATCGCCACGCGCGTTCAGTCCCGCCGTTACAGCCGTCCGCGCAAGCTCGTCTACGTCGAGGACATGCTCGCCAACGTGAAGCTGGTCGAACAGATACTTCTGCGCCGGCCCGACGTGACGGTTGTGCCCGCGATGCTTGGGATCGTCGCCATCGACCTGGTGCGCAACGCGCAACCTGATCTGGTGATGCTCGATCTTCACCTGCCCGACATGGGCGGTGACGAGGTTCTCCGCCGGCTGAAGTCCGAGGAATCGACCCGCGATATCCCGGTCGTGATTCTCAGCGCCGACGCCACGAAACGCCGGCACGACGAGTTGATCGAAGAAGGAGCGATCGACTACCTGACCAAGCCGATCGGTGTGAAGTACCTGCTCGACGCAATAGACCACCTGTTCGGCGAGGACACTCTCTGAGCCGAACGGCGGTCTCTACTTACTGGCCTAACGGAAGCGCCCCGTCGACGCGGACCA is part of the Acidimicrobiales bacterium genome and harbors:
- a CDS encoding trehalose-6-phosphate synthase, whose product is MPPKRPLVVMSNRGPLSFGRDATGDLRAKRGAGGLVVTLGPGVQREQALWVAAASSPDDIDAARSGLLDAEGFHMRAVEIDEATYRAYYDVVANQTLWFCIHGLWDLPRRPRFDRRWTEAWEAFRNVNERFASLAAEFAAEGGTVLVQDYQLALAPALLTRLRPDLRVVAFLHTPWCTPEELGVLPDHAADELIEGLAQVDACGFHSRRWADAFLACCRERLGREPSVFVAPAAADADDLHAVAASPECARELARLDDLVGDRRVIVRVDRMELSKNVLRGFWAFDELLDTRPDLRGRVVFAAKLYPSRQGVADYLSYAQEVQTLADRVNARWATPDWTPIVIDSKDNHVAAVAALKRADVLLVNPIRDGLNLVAKEGPLVNDRDGVLVLSRNAGAWDELSEHALGINPFNVSGTAAALGEALDMGAGERAERAKALREAVEARTPLDWFDDLLAAAG
- the otsB gene encoding trehalose-phosphatase — protein: MFVDFDGTLAPIVEDPDAARPVEGSAELLARLAGRFAKVAVVSGRPVAYLVANLAGAGRTELVGLYGLESQLAELPAAQASPGAARFLQSVANVADEAERQAAQDPVRFAGLGVERKGLTVTLHYRKAPSLAAWVESFAAAQAAATGLVAHPGKMSVELRPPVETDKGTVVASFAEGLAAVCYLGDDLGDLPAFRTLATLRSRGVATLAVAVRSGIGDETPPAVVDAADIVVDGPHGVLGVLRALAGDRPG
- a CDS encoding LytR C-terminal domain-containing protein, with product MNRRAGPSPGGGVHAGKAALVIVVAVVIGVLVLHHNPSTHSAASAPTSRASAAPPTTVAPTTSTTTAIPAASVKLQVLNGTGSGNLASRWSTKLRTSPGYNTLAPDDTTSRVTQSAIYVETPGYLPEAYALATAVGLSPSAVNTTIPAPASAPIPTSERSKANLVLVIGPDLANSA
- a CDS encoding DUF3263 domain-containing protein; this translates as MGLSERDRAVLDFERSWWTEPVRKEEAIRERFGLSATRYRQILASLIDSEEADAFDPLVVRRLRRARDQRRRARYEGRPAGGGRAR
- a CDS encoding ATP-binding protein, with protein sequence MAVAGGWSMDVCLDLENNVEAVSAARAFVRSLLAAWGLKDHIDDAVLITSELVTNAVLHARTGIELRVLWAGSSVRLEVYDENSRLPILAGVDPAATSGRGLAVVSSVAGSWGMELEGDGKVVWAELGSEAMSAATDRFALKQLDSVELALDAFDRTSRRTATA
- a CDS encoding response regulator translates to MGVSALVVDDSSMMRELLKHMLGELGIADTYFEDDPVMIIDEVRRSNPDLILLDLHLRGSNGLKVAQCLSEEDPEWGRRAILFVTGDAVGPELQEALTHGIRDVLQKPFTVGELDDKLEELLARVRQSVGPDGANSQTENPASASSPRRPEVSSEADFKTLFESAPGLYLVLDPEYVIVTASDAYLKATMTERDTIVGRDLFDVFPDNPDDPNADGVTNLRRSLDRVKRTRAPDTMAVQKYDIRRPASEGGKFEVRYWSPLNSPVLGPNRELLYIIHRAVDVTDFVRLKESESKQKQLSADLQDRTAQMEMEIVRRAVELQETNRKLEAANAAKSEFLSRVSHELRTPLTSILGFGELLSMSDLPLEQEESVELILTAGRHLLALLDDVLDIARIDSGQMSLSVEPVSIDTVITDAFELARPLAASRGITINRDHESKKRGYVNADYQRLRQVLLNLLSNGIKYNRRAGMVTITVEDRPDDFVRVSITDTGAGISAEDLSRLFVPFERLAAIKTSVEGTGLGLVLSRNLTEGMGGRLGVSSTPDVGSTFWVELPSVEPRSVEELRPEIATRVQSRRYSRPRKLVYVEDMLANVKLVEQILLRRPDVTVVPAMLGIVAIDLVRNAQPDLVMLDLHLPDMGGDEVLRRLKSEESTRDIPVVILSADATKRRHDELIEEGAIDYLTKPIGVKYLLDAIDHLFGEDTL